A genomic window from Prunus persica cultivar Lovell chromosome G2, Prunus_persica_NCBIv2, whole genome shotgun sequence includes:
- the LOC18785431 gene encoding uncharacterized protein LOC18785431 isoform X6: protein MEATAAARGSSMPMPPPPTRKEWRAVSDHHSARNVGDEELERSKLGQSDERTIYEVQQGREPVDVDFCSITIDGTLDQDLLQQQIDDVSRQREELQHMEIELKAQMIATSEIIELQNNFDAQIKDHANAAAKLQEQLHEREQTIHDLERKMEEKDRELHAIKLDNEVAWAKEDLLREQNKELANFRREHDHSEAERAQHIQQIHDLQEHIQEKDRQLIELREQHRLAQETILYKDEQLREAQAWITRVQEMDALQSTTIQAELRERTEQYNQLWLGCQRQFAEMERLHMHSIQQLQLELADARERSGTYTDESRIAQSNSKDASQFGQNNGNQLDMNTSSGNTGAIPNGNSDDVQSFPSTGNASTQIDHVAGVPISPSSLLGMPSYLPPGQVTALHPFLMHQQGVPHSMPPQVPQSHVGHFHSIPAMSSHQQWQNQQAPSEGLQISTQNELPSSQNDQSIIRSDVKYNYETSVNGQSLHQDYLDVQINQGAESDPVISSSSGEAQSIDRGFLVSSQPEQSLQQISSQFHNSLRLDSLEQNSETKASEQNVQTLTGHGLEGQVLTTEQPISTTNLSKPDTSIPSVNLMETTINNAAGAVLPELFASTGHKNAPAVGKTSETALLDERSLLACMVRTIPAGGRIRISSTLPNRLGKMLAPLHWHDYKRKYGKLDDFVASHRELFVIEGDYIQLREGAQEMIAATAAAAKVAAAALASCPYSSSLPSVAVTPVAQTHRSRKISSLDSQNVVISTANATDNHLQSVKQNHQLNGVSFGVPGGLSNVKILSKSKECWELNGPETKSSQSSVLLNGGNGAILDRSSASSTQSSGLTNGRLSSNLVGKQHGRMSNAAAFTSRR from the exons ATGGAGGCTACGGCCGCTGCGCGTGGTAGTTCGATGCCGATGCCACCACCGCCTACGCGCAAAGAGTGGCGCGCCGTCTCCGACCATCATTCGGCACGAAACGTCGGGGATGAG GAGTTGGAACGATCAAAACTAGGCCAATCAGATGAGAGAACAATATATGAG GTGCAGCAGGGGAGAGAGCCGGTTGATGTGGACTTCTGTTCAATCACAATAGATGGGACTTTAGACCAAGACCTTTTGCAGCAGCAGATTGATGATGTTTCTAGGCAACGAGAGGAACTGCAGCATATGGAGATTGAGCTTAAAGCTCAAATGATTGCAACATCTGAGATAATTGAACTACAAAATAACTTTGATGCTCAAATAAAGGACCATGCTAATGCTGCCGCCAAGCTTCAG GAGCAACTACATGAAAGGGAGCAGACCATACATGATCTGGAAAggaaaatggaagagaaagaTAGAGAGCTGCATGCTataaaattagataatgaagTG GCCTGGGCTAAAGAGGACCTTCTTAGAGAACAGAACAAAGAATTAGCAAATTTCAG AAGAGAACATGACCATTCGGAAGCTGAAAGAGCGCAGCATATACAACAAATACATGACCTTCAAGAACATATTCAAGAAAAAGATAGGCAGCTTATTGAGTTACGGGAACAG CATAGGCTCGCTCAAGAAACCATTCTCTATAAGGACGAACAGTTGAGGGAGGCCCAAGCGTGGATCACTCGTGTTCAGGAAATGGATGCCTTGCAGTCAACTACAATACAAGCTGAATTGCGGGAACGTACAGAACAATATAATCAGCTCTGGCTTGGTTGTCAAAGACAG TTTGCTGAGATGGAAAGACTTCATATGCATTCAATACAACAGCTTCAACTTGAGCTGGCTGATGCAAGAGAAAGGAGTGGAACTTACACTGATGAATCACGCATAGCACAATCAAATTCTAAGGATGCATCTCAATTTGGTCAGAACAATGGAAACCAGCTCGATATGAATACATCAAGTGGAAATACAGGGGCCATCCCAAATGGGAATTCAGATGATGTTCAATCATTTCCTTCAACTGGAAATGCATCAACTCAG ATCGACCATGTTGCTGGTGTTCCAATTTCTCCATCATCTCTACTTGGGATGCCTTCCTATCTTCCACCTGGACAGGTGACTGCTCTGCATCCATTTCTTATGCATCAACAAGGGGTACCCCATTCAATGCCACCACAAGTTCCTCAGTCCCATGTTGGGCATTTTCACTCAATACCTGCAATGTCATCTCATCAACAGTGGCAGAACCAACAG gCTCCATCGGAGGGTTTGCAGATATCTACACAAAATGAACTTCCATCGTCCCAAAATGATCAAAGCATAATAAGATCAGATGTGAAGTACAACTATGAAACATCTGTTAATGGACAATCACTTCATCAAGACTATTTGGATGTTCAAATTAACCAAGGCGCAGAGTCTGATCCTGTAATATCGTCGTCCAGTGGGGAAGCACAG TCAATTGATAGAGGTTTCTTGGTCTCATCCCAACCTGAGCAGAGCTTGCAACAAATTTCTTCCCAATTCCACAATTCTTTAAGACTGGATTCTCTTGAACAGAACAGTGAAACTAAG GCTTCGGAGCAAAATGTTCAGACCTTGACTGGTCATGGCTTGGAGGGACAAGTTTTAACTACAGAACAACCAATTTCTACCACCAATCTGTCAAAACCTGATACTTCAATCCCTTCAGTCAACCTCATGGAAACCACAATTAACAATGCTGCTGGTGCAGTTTTGCCTGAATTGTTTGCCTCAACCGGGCACAAAAATGCACCGGCAGTGGGAAAGACATCAGAGACTGCGCTTCTTGATGAAAGGTCATTGTTGGCTTGCATGGTTCGCACAATTCCGGCTGGTGGTAGAATTCGCATCAGTTCAACG CTACCAAATAGGCTTGGGAAGATGCTTGCACCTTTACACTGGCATGATTACAAGAGAAAGTATGGAAAGCTTGATGACTTCGTGGCTAGTCATCGCGAA ttATTTGTGATTGAGGGCGACTATATTCAGCTTAGGGAAGGAGCACAAGAGATGATAGCAGCTACAGCTGCTGCTGCGAaagttgctgctgctgctctagCATCATGTCCTTACTCTTCAAGCTTGCCTTCTGTGGCTGTTACTCCAGTGGCACAGACTCACCGCTCAAGGAAGATATCATCTCTTGATTCCCAAAACGTGGTCATTTCAACTGCTAATGCAACTGATAATCACTTGCAGTCTGTAAAGCAGAACCATCAATTAAATGGTGTATCCTTTGGTGTTCCTGGAGGTCTCTCAAATGTAAAGATTTTGAGCAAATCTAAGGAATGTTGGGAACTGAATGGCCCTGAAACTAAGTCAAGCCAGTCATCTGTGCTTTTGAATGGTGGAAATGGAGCAATTCTGGATAGATCGAGTGCGAGCAGTACCCAGAGCTCAGGGTTGACCAATGGCCGGTTGAGCTCGAATCTTGTCGGGAAACAACATGGCAG GATGAGCAATGCTGCTGCCTTTACTTCCAGAAGATA G
- the LOC18785431 gene encoding uncharacterized protein LOC18785431 isoform X1, whose amino-acid sequence MEATAAARGSSMPMPPPPTRKEWRAVSDHHSARNVGDEELERSKLGQSDERTIYEVQQGREPVDVDFCSITIDGTLDQDLLQQQIDDVSRQREELQHMEIELKAQMIATSEIIELQNNFDAQIKDHANAAAKLQEQLHEREQTIHDLERKMEEKDRELHAIKLDNEVAWAKEDLLREQNKELANFRREHDHSEAERAQHIQQIHDLQEHIQEKDRQLIELREQHRLAQETILYKDEQLREAQAWITRVQEMDALQSTTIQAELRERTEQYNQLWLGCQRQFAEMERLHMHSIQQLQLELADARERSGTYTDESRIAQSNSKDASQFGQNNGNQLDMNTSSGNTGAIPNGNSDDVQSFPSTGNASTQIDHVAGVPISPSSLLGMPSYLPPGQVTALHPFLMHQQGVPHSMPPQVPQSHVGHFHSIPAMSSHQQWQNQQAPSEGLQISTQNELPSSQNDQSIIRSDVKYNYETSVNGQSLHQDYLDVQINQGAESDPVISSSSGEAQVLQSIDRGFLVSSQPEQSLQQISSQFHNSLRLDSLEQNSETKASEQNVQTLTGHGLEGQVLTTEQPISTTNLSKPDTSIPSVNLMETTINNAAGAVLPELFASTGHKNAPAVGKTSETALLDERSLLACMVRTIPAGGRIRISSTLPNRLGKMLAPLHWHDYKRKYGKLDDFVASHRELFVIEGDYIQLREGAQEMIAATAAAAKVAAAALASCPYSSSLPSVAVTPVAQTHRSRKISSLDSQNVVISTANATDNHLQSVKQNHQLNGVSFGVPGGLSNVKILSKSKECWELNGPETKSSQSSVLLNGGNGAILDRSSASSTQSSGLTNGRLSSNLVGKQHGRMSNAAAFTSRR is encoded by the exons ATGGAGGCTACGGCCGCTGCGCGTGGTAGTTCGATGCCGATGCCACCACCGCCTACGCGCAAAGAGTGGCGCGCCGTCTCCGACCATCATTCGGCACGAAACGTCGGGGATGAG GAGTTGGAACGATCAAAACTAGGCCAATCAGATGAGAGAACAATATATGAG GTGCAGCAGGGGAGAGAGCCGGTTGATGTGGACTTCTGTTCAATCACAATAGATGGGACTTTAGACCAAGACCTTTTGCAGCAGCAGATTGATGATGTTTCTAGGCAACGAGAGGAACTGCAGCATATGGAGATTGAGCTTAAAGCTCAAATGATTGCAACATCTGAGATAATTGAACTACAAAATAACTTTGATGCTCAAATAAAGGACCATGCTAATGCTGCCGCCAAGCTTCAG GAGCAACTACATGAAAGGGAGCAGACCATACATGATCTGGAAAggaaaatggaagagaaagaTAGAGAGCTGCATGCTataaaattagataatgaagTG GCCTGGGCTAAAGAGGACCTTCTTAGAGAACAGAACAAAGAATTAGCAAATTTCAG AAGAGAACATGACCATTCGGAAGCTGAAAGAGCGCAGCATATACAACAAATACATGACCTTCAAGAACATATTCAAGAAAAAGATAGGCAGCTTATTGAGTTACGGGAACAG CATAGGCTCGCTCAAGAAACCATTCTCTATAAGGACGAACAGTTGAGGGAGGCCCAAGCGTGGATCACTCGTGTTCAGGAAATGGATGCCTTGCAGTCAACTACAATACAAGCTGAATTGCGGGAACGTACAGAACAATATAATCAGCTCTGGCTTGGTTGTCAAAGACAG TTTGCTGAGATGGAAAGACTTCATATGCATTCAATACAACAGCTTCAACTTGAGCTGGCTGATGCAAGAGAAAGGAGTGGAACTTACACTGATGAATCACGCATAGCACAATCAAATTCTAAGGATGCATCTCAATTTGGTCAGAACAATGGAAACCAGCTCGATATGAATACATCAAGTGGAAATACAGGGGCCATCCCAAATGGGAATTCAGATGATGTTCAATCATTTCCTTCAACTGGAAATGCATCAACTCAG ATCGACCATGTTGCTGGTGTTCCAATTTCTCCATCATCTCTACTTGGGATGCCTTCCTATCTTCCACCTGGACAGGTGACTGCTCTGCATCCATTTCTTATGCATCAACAAGGGGTACCCCATTCAATGCCACCACAAGTTCCTCAGTCCCATGTTGGGCATTTTCACTCAATACCTGCAATGTCATCTCATCAACAGTGGCAGAACCAACAG gCTCCATCGGAGGGTTTGCAGATATCTACACAAAATGAACTTCCATCGTCCCAAAATGATCAAAGCATAATAAGATCAGATGTGAAGTACAACTATGAAACATCTGTTAATGGACAATCACTTCATCAAGACTATTTGGATGTTCAAATTAACCAAGGCGCAGAGTCTGATCCTGTAATATCGTCGTCCAGTGGGGAAGCACAG GTGCTCCAGTCAATTGATAGAGGTTTCTTGGTCTCATCCCAACCTGAGCAGAGCTTGCAACAAATTTCTTCCCAATTCCACAATTCTTTAAGACTGGATTCTCTTGAACAGAACAGTGAAACTAAG GCTTCGGAGCAAAATGTTCAGACCTTGACTGGTCATGGCTTGGAGGGACAAGTTTTAACTACAGAACAACCAATTTCTACCACCAATCTGTCAAAACCTGATACTTCAATCCCTTCAGTCAACCTCATGGAAACCACAATTAACAATGCTGCTGGTGCAGTTTTGCCTGAATTGTTTGCCTCAACCGGGCACAAAAATGCACCGGCAGTGGGAAAGACATCAGAGACTGCGCTTCTTGATGAAAGGTCATTGTTGGCTTGCATGGTTCGCACAATTCCGGCTGGTGGTAGAATTCGCATCAGTTCAACG CTACCAAATAGGCTTGGGAAGATGCTTGCACCTTTACACTGGCATGATTACAAGAGAAAGTATGGAAAGCTTGATGACTTCGTGGCTAGTCATCGCGAA ttATTTGTGATTGAGGGCGACTATATTCAGCTTAGGGAAGGAGCACAAGAGATGATAGCAGCTACAGCTGCTGCTGCGAaagttgctgctgctgctctagCATCATGTCCTTACTCTTCAAGCTTGCCTTCTGTGGCTGTTACTCCAGTGGCACAGACTCACCGCTCAAGGAAGATATCATCTCTTGATTCCCAAAACGTGGTCATTTCAACTGCTAATGCAACTGATAATCACTTGCAGTCTGTAAAGCAGAACCATCAATTAAATGGTGTATCCTTTGGTGTTCCTGGAGGTCTCTCAAATGTAAAGATTTTGAGCAAATCTAAGGAATGTTGGGAACTGAATGGCCCTGAAACTAAGTCAAGCCAGTCATCTGTGCTTTTGAATGGTGGAAATGGAGCAATTCTGGATAGATCGAGTGCGAGCAGTACCCAGAGCTCAGGGTTGACCAATGGCCGGTTGAGCTCGAATCTTGTCGGGAAACAACATGGCAG GATGAGCAATGCTGCTGCCTTTACTTCCAGAAGATA G
- the LOC18785431 gene encoding uncharacterized protein LOC18785431 isoform X2, whose product MEATAAARGSSMPMPPPPTRKEWRAVSDHHSARNVGDEELERSKLGQSDERTIYEVQQGREPVDVDFCSITIDGTLDQDLLQQQIDDVSRQREELQHMEIELKAQMIATSEIIELQNNFDAQIKDHANAAAKLQEQLHEREQTIHDLERKMEEKDRELHAIKLDNEVAWAKEDLLREQNKELANFREHDHSEAERAQHIQQIHDLQEHIQEKDRQLIELREQHRLAQETILYKDEQLREAQAWITRVQEMDALQSTTIQAELRERTEQYNQLWLGCQRQFAEMERLHMHSIQQLQLELADARERSGTYTDESRIAQSNSKDASQFGQNNGNQLDMNTSSGNTGAIPNGNSDDVQSFPSTGNASTQIDHVAGVPISPSSLLGMPSYLPPGQVTALHPFLMHQQGVPHSMPPQVPQSHVGHFHSIPAMSSHQQWQNQQAPSEGLQISTQNELPSSQNDQSIIRSDVKYNYETSVNGQSLHQDYLDVQINQGAESDPVISSSSGEAQVLQSIDRGFLVSSQPEQSLQQISSQFHNSLRLDSLEQNSETKASEQNVQTLTGHGLEGQVLTTEQPISTTNLSKPDTSIPSVNLMETTINNAAGAVLPELFASTGHKNAPAVGKTSETALLDERSLLACMVRTIPAGGRIRISSTLPNRLGKMLAPLHWHDYKRKYGKLDDFVASHRELFVIEGDYIQLREGAQEMIAATAAAAKVAAAALASCPYSSSLPSVAVTPVAQTHRSRKISSLDSQNVVISTANATDNHLQSVKQNHQLNGVSFGVPGGLSNVKILSKSKECWELNGPETKSSQSSVLLNGGNGAILDRSSASSTQSSGLTNGRLSSNLVGKQHGRMSNAAAFTSRR is encoded by the exons ATGGAGGCTACGGCCGCTGCGCGTGGTAGTTCGATGCCGATGCCACCACCGCCTACGCGCAAAGAGTGGCGCGCCGTCTCCGACCATCATTCGGCACGAAACGTCGGGGATGAG GAGTTGGAACGATCAAAACTAGGCCAATCAGATGAGAGAACAATATATGAG GTGCAGCAGGGGAGAGAGCCGGTTGATGTGGACTTCTGTTCAATCACAATAGATGGGACTTTAGACCAAGACCTTTTGCAGCAGCAGATTGATGATGTTTCTAGGCAACGAGAGGAACTGCAGCATATGGAGATTGAGCTTAAAGCTCAAATGATTGCAACATCTGAGATAATTGAACTACAAAATAACTTTGATGCTCAAATAAAGGACCATGCTAATGCTGCCGCCAAGCTTCAG GAGCAACTACATGAAAGGGAGCAGACCATACATGATCTGGAAAggaaaatggaagagaaagaTAGAGAGCTGCATGCTataaaattagataatgaagTG GCCTGGGCTAAAGAGGACCTTCTTAGAGAACAGAACAAAGAATTAGCAAATTTCAG AGAACATGACCATTCGGAAGCTGAAAGAGCGCAGCATATACAACAAATACATGACCTTCAAGAACATATTCAAGAAAAAGATAGGCAGCTTATTGAGTTACGGGAACAG CATAGGCTCGCTCAAGAAACCATTCTCTATAAGGACGAACAGTTGAGGGAGGCCCAAGCGTGGATCACTCGTGTTCAGGAAATGGATGCCTTGCAGTCAACTACAATACAAGCTGAATTGCGGGAACGTACAGAACAATATAATCAGCTCTGGCTTGGTTGTCAAAGACAG TTTGCTGAGATGGAAAGACTTCATATGCATTCAATACAACAGCTTCAACTTGAGCTGGCTGATGCAAGAGAAAGGAGTGGAACTTACACTGATGAATCACGCATAGCACAATCAAATTCTAAGGATGCATCTCAATTTGGTCAGAACAATGGAAACCAGCTCGATATGAATACATCAAGTGGAAATACAGGGGCCATCCCAAATGGGAATTCAGATGATGTTCAATCATTTCCTTCAACTGGAAATGCATCAACTCAG ATCGACCATGTTGCTGGTGTTCCAATTTCTCCATCATCTCTACTTGGGATGCCTTCCTATCTTCCACCTGGACAGGTGACTGCTCTGCATCCATTTCTTATGCATCAACAAGGGGTACCCCATTCAATGCCACCACAAGTTCCTCAGTCCCATGTTGGGCATTTTCACTCAATACCTGCAATGTCATCTCATCAACAGTGGCAGAACCAACAG gCTCCATCGGAGGGTTTGCAGATATCTACACAAAATGAACTTCCATCGTCCCAAAATGATCAAAGCATAATAAGATCAGATGTGAAGTACAACTATGAAACATCTGTTAATGGACAATCACTTCATCAAGACTATTTGGATGTTCAAATTAACCAAGGCGCAGAGTCTGATCCTGTAATATCGTCGTCCAGTGGGGAAGCACAG GTGCTCCAGTCAATTGATAGAGGTTTCTTGGTCTCATCCCAACCTGAGCAGAGCTTGCAACAAATTTCTTCCCAATTCCACAATTCTTTAAGACTGGATTCTCTTGAACAGAACAGTGAAACTAAG GCTTCGGAGCAAAATGTTCAGACCTTGACTGGTCATGGCTTGGAGGGACAAGTTTTAACTACAGAACAACCAATTTCTACCACCAATCTGTCAAAACCTGATACTTCAATCCCTTCAGTCAACCTCATGGAAACCACAATTAACAATGCTGCTGGTGCAGTTTTGCCTGAATTGTTTGCCTCAACCGGGCACAAAAATGCACCGGCAGTGGGAAAGACATCAGAGACTGCGCTTCTTGATGAAAGGTCATTGTTGGCTTGCATGGTTCGCACAATTCCGGCTGGTGGTAGAATTCGCATCAGTTCAACG CTACCAAATAGGCTTGGGAAGATGCTTGCACCTTTACACTGGCATGATTACAAGAGAAAGTATGGAAAGCTTGATGACTTCGTGGCTAGTCATCGCGAA ttATTTGTGATTGAGGGCGACTATATTCAGCTTAGGGAAGGAGCACAAGAGATGATAGCAGCTACAGCTGCTGCTGCGAaagttgctgctgctgctctagCATCATGTCCTTACTCTTCAAGCTTGCCTTCTGTGGCTGTTACTCCAGTGGCACAGACTCACCGCTCAAGGAAGATATCATCTCTTGATTCCCAAAACGTGGTCATTTCAACTGCTAATGCAACTGATAATCACTTGCAGTCTGTAAAGCAGAACCATCAATTAAATGGTGTATCCTTTGGTGTTCCTGGAGGTCTCTCAAATGTAAAGATTTTGAGCAAATCTAAGGAATGTTGGGAACTGAATGGCCCTGAAACTAAGTCAAGCCAGTCATCTGTGCTTTTGAATGGTGGAAATGGAGCAATTCTGGATAGATCGAGTGCGAGCAGTACCCAGAGCTCAGGGTTGACCAATGGCCGGTTGAGCTCGAATCTTGTCGGGAAACAACATGGCAG GATGAGCAATGCTGCTGCCTTTACTTCCAGAAGATA G
- the LOC18785431 gene encoding uncharacterized protein LOC18785431 isoform X7 — protein MEATAAARGSSMPMPPPPTRKEWRAVSDHHSARNVGDEELERSKLGQSDERTIYEVQQGREPVDVDFCSITIDGTLDQDLLQQQIDDVSRQREELQHMEIELKAQMIATSEIIELQNNFDAQIKDHANAAAKLQEQLHEREQTIHDLERKMEEKDRELHAIKLDNEVAWAKEDLLREQNKELANFRREHDHSEAERAQHIQQIHDLQEHIQEKDRQLIELREQHRLAQETILYKDEQLREAQAWITRVQEMDALQSTTIQAELRERTEQYNQLWLGCQRQFAEMERLHMHSIQQLQLELADARERSGTYTDESRIAQSNSKDASQFGQNNGNQLDMNTSSGNTGAIPNGNSDDVQSFPSTGNASTQIDHVAGVPISPSSLLGMPSYLPPGQVTALHPFLMHQQGVPHSMPPQVPQSHVGHFHSIPAMSSHQQWQNQQAPSEGLQISTQNELPSSQNDQSIIRSDVKYNYETSVNGQSLHQDYLDVQINQGAESDPVISSSSGEAQSLQQISSQFHNSLRLDSLEQNSETKASEQNVQTLTGHGLEGQVLTTEQPISTTNLSKPDTSIPSVNLMETTINNAAGAVLPELFASTGHKNAPAVGKTSETALLDERSLLACMVRTIPAGGRIRISSTLPNRLGKMLAPLHWHDYKRKYGKLDDFVASHRELFVIEGDYIQLREGAQEMIAATAAAAKVAAAALASCPYSSSLPSVAVTPVAQTHRSRKISSLDSQNVVISTANATDNHLQSVKQNHQLNGVSFGVPGGLSNVKILSKSKECWELNGPETKSSQSSVLLNGGNGAILDRSSASSTQSSGLTNGRLSSNLVGKQHGRMSNAAAFTSRR, from the exons ATGGAGGCTACGGCCGCTGCGCGTGGTAGTTCGATGCCGATGCCACCACCGCCTACGCGCAAAGAGTGGCGCGCCGTCTCCGACCATCATTCGGCACGAAACGTCGGGGATGAG GAGTTGGAACGATCAAAACTAGGCCAATCAGATGAGAGAACAATATATGAG GTGCAGCAGGGGAGAGAGCCGGTTGATGTGGACTTCTGTTCAATCACAATAGATGGGACTTTAGACCAAGACCTTTTGCAGCAGCAGATTGATGATGTTTCTAGGCAACGAGAGGAACTGCAGCATATGGAGATTGAGCTTAAAGCTCAAATGATTGCAACATCTGAGATAATTGAACTACAAAATAACTTTGATGCTCAAATAAAGGACCATGCTAATGCTGCCGCCAAGCTTCAG GAGCAACTACATGAAAGGGAGCAGACCATACATGATCTGGAAAggaaaatggaagagaaagaTAGAGAGCTGCATGCTataaaattagataatgaagTG GCCTGGGCTAAAGAGGACCTTCTTAGAGAACAGAACAAAGAATTAGCAAATTTCAG AAGAGAACATGACCATTCGGAAGCTGAAAGAGCGCAGCATATACAACAAATACATGACCTTCAAGAACATATTCAAGAAAAAGATAGGCAGCTTATTGAGTTACGGGAACAG CATAGGCTCGCTCAAGAAACCATTCTCTATAAGGACGAACAGTTGAGGGAGGCCCAAGCGTGGATCACTCGTGTTCAGGAAATGGATGCCTTGCAGTCAACTACAATACAAGCTGAATTGCGGGAACGTACAGAACAATATAATCAGCTCTGGCTTGGTTGTCAAAGACAG TTTGCTGAGATGGAAAGACTTCATATGCATTCAATACAACAGCTTCAACTTGAGCTGGCTGATGCAAGAGAAAGGAGTGGAACTTACACTGATGAATCACGCATAGCACAATCAAATTCTAAGGATGCATCTCAATTTGGTCAGAACAATGGAAACCAGCTCGATATGAATACATCAAGTGGAAATACAGGGGCCATCCCAAATGGGAATTCAGATGATGTTCAATCATTTCCTTCAACTGGAAATGCATCAACTCAG ATCGACCATGTTGCTGGTGTTCCAATTTCTCCATCATCTCTACTTGGGATGCCTTCCTATCTTCCACCTGGACAGGTGACTGCTCTGCATCCATTTCTTATGCATCAACAAGGGGTACCCCATTCAATGCCACCACAAGTTCCTCAGTCCCATGTTGGGCATTTTCACTCAATACCTGCAATGTCATCTCATCAACAGTGGCAGAACCAACAG gCTCCATCGGAGGGTTTGCAGATATCTACACAAAATGAACTTCCATCGTCCCAAAATGATCAAAGCATAATAAGATCAGATGTGAAGTACAACTATGAAACATCTGTTAATGGACAATCACTTCATCAAGACTATTTGGATGTTCAAATTAACCAAGGCGCAGAGTCTGATCCTGTAATATCGTCGTCCAGTGGGGAAGCACAG AGCTTGCAACAAATTTCTTCCCAATTCCACAATTCTTTAAGACTGGATTCTCTTGAACAGAACAGTGAAACTAAG GCTTCGGAGCAAAATGTTCAGACCTTGACTGGTCATGGCTTGGAGGGACAAGTTTTAACTACAGAACAACCAATTTCTACCACCAATCTGTCAAAACCTGATACTTCAATCCCTTCAGTCAACCTCATGGAAACCACAATTAACAATGCTGCTGGTGCAGTTTTGCCTGAATTGTTTGCCTCAACCGGGCACAAAAATGCACCGGCAGTGGGAAAGACATCAGAGACTGCGCTTCTTGATGAAAGGTCATTGTTGGCTTGCATGGTTCGCACAATTCCGGCTGGTGGTAGAATTCGCATCAGTTCAACG CTACCAAATAGGCTTGGGAAGATGCTTGCACCTTTACACTGGCATGATTACAAGAGAAAGTATGGAAAGCTTGATGACTTCGTGGCTAGTCATCGCGAA ttATTTGTGATTGAGGGCGACTATATTCAGCTTAGGGAAGGAGCACAAGAGATGATAGCAGCTACAGCTGCTGCTGCGAaagttgctgctgctgctctagCATCATGTCCTTACTCTTCAAGCTTGCCTTCTGTGGCTGTTACTCCAGTGGCACAGACTCACCGCTCAAGGAAGATATCATCTCTTGATTCCCAAAACGTGGTCATTTCAACTGCTAATGCAACTGATAATCACTTGCAGTCTGTAAAGCAGAACCATCAATTAAATGGTGTATCCTTTGGTGTTCCTGGAGGTCTCTCAAATGTAAAGATTTTGAGCAAATCTAAGGAATGTTGGGAACTGAATGGCCCTGAAACTAAGTCAAGCCAGTCATCTGTGCTTTTGAATGGTGGAAATGGAGCAATTCTGGATAGATCGAGTGCGAGCAGTACCCAGAGCTCAGGGTTGACCAATGGCCGGTTGAGCTCGAATCTTGTCGGGAAACAACATGGCAG GATGAGCAATGCTGCTGCCTTTACTTCCAGAAGATA G